A stretch of Lathyrus oleraceus cultivar Zhongwan6 chromosome 6, CAAS_Psat_ZW6_1.0, whole genome shotgun sequence DNA encodes these proteins:
- the LOC127097590 gene encoding protein WHAT'S THIS FACTOR 1 homolog, chloroplastic — protein sequence MLLHKTNITILRATSPQSQPNFTILRRNFCLWSMKKDPDLESALSRNRRWVVNNQIKNIIFRYPNNEIPIETLQKKFKTLDLQGKALNWISKYPSCFELHQNRIRLTKRMMNLVHQEQTIKDSLDPVFAQRLAKLLMLSFNNTLNVIKINEIKNSLGFPDDYLIRIVPRYPDLFRIVNESGRRSSMAIELIHWNPNFAVSEVEASALRKGLEPNFSCCLPSSWVKSLEKFHEFESVPYVSPYSDPRVLVEGSKEMEKRNVGLVHELLSLTLWKKVSVMKLGHFKREFFLPDKLNVLLLKHPGIFYVSNKYRIYTVLLREGYVGSQLLDKDPLVVVKEKFGEIMQEGLHEYNQRRRLVNIEKKRNKGVPLSRVDEDEMKGRRRRRRSREVSDDDGDVVVDGVNGNKLGGLLDPEERKRFYKVLFDDDGS from the coding sequence ATGTTGCTTCATAAAACCAACATTACCATTCTCCGAGCAACTTCACCTCAATCACAACCAAACTTCACCATTCTCCGAAGAAACTTTTGTCTCTGGTCAATGAAAAAGGACCCAGACCTAGAATCAGCACTCTCACGAAACCGACGATGGGTAGTAAACAACCAAATCAAAAACATAATCTTCCGTTACCCTAACAATGAAATCCCAATCGAAACTCTTCAGAAGAAATTCAAAACCCTAGATCTTCAAGGTAAAGCCCTCAATTGGATTTCCAAATACCCCTCTTGTTTCGAACTTCACCAGAATCGCATTCGTCTCACTAAACGTATGATGAATCTCGTTCATCAAGAACAAACCATCAAAGATTCGCTTGATCCTGTTTTCGCTCAGCGTCTTGCGAAACTTCTCATGCTTTCGTTTAATAATACCCTCAATGTTATCAAGATCAATGAAATCAAAAACAGTTTAGGGTTTCCGGATGATTATTTGATTCGAATCGTGCCGAGATATCCTGATTTGTTTCGGATTGTTAATGAGAGTGGAAGGAGAAGCTCTATGGCGATTGAGCTGATTCATTGGAACCCTAATTTTGCAGTTTCGGAAGTTGAAGCTTCCGCTTTGAGAAAAGGCTTGGAGCCGAATTTTTCGTGCTGTTTGCCTTCTAGTTGGGTGAAATCGTTGGAGAAATTTCACGAATTTGAATCGGTTCCTTATGTTTCGCCGTATTCGGATCCGAGAGTTTTGGTGGAAGGGTCGAAGGAGATGGAGAAGAGGAATGTGGGTTTGGTTCATGAGTTGTTGTCATTGACTCTTTGGAAGAAGGTTTCAGTTATGAAATTGGGTCATTTCAAAAGAGAGTTTTTTTTGCCTGATAAGTTGAATGTGTTGTTGCTTAAGCATCCTGGGATTTTCTATGTTTCTAATAAGTATAGGATTTATACTGTTTTACTTAGAGAAGGGTATGTTGGGTCTCAGTTACTTGATAAGGATCCTCTTGTGGTTGTTAAGGAGAAATTTGGGGAAATTATGCAGGAAGGACTTCATGAGTATAACCAAAGGCGGCGTCTGGTTAATATCGAAAAGAAGAGAAACAAAGGTGTTCCTTTGAGTAGGGTGGATGAGGATGAAATGAAGGGtagaagaaggagaagaagaagcCGTGAAGtttctgatgatgatggtgatgttgttgttgatggaGTAAATGGTAATAAGTTGGGAGGGTTGCTTGACCCTGAAGAGAGAAAACGGTTTTATAAAGTTCTTTTTGATGATGATGGATCATGA
- the LOC127097591 gene encoding protein WHAT'S THIS FACTOR 1 homolog, chloroplastic has protein sequence MLLHKTNITILRATSPQSQPNFTILRRNFCLWSMKKDPDLESALSRNRRWVVNNQIKNIILRYPNNEIPIETLQKKFKTLDLQGKALNWISKYPSCFELHQNRIRLTKRMMNLVHQEQTIKDSLDPVFAQRLAKLLMLSFNNTLNVIKINEIKNSLGFPDDYLIRIVPRYPDLFRIVNESGRRSSMAIELIHWNPNFAVSEVEASALRKGLEPNFSCCLPSSWVKSLEKFHEFESVPYVSPYSDPRVLVEGSKEMEKRNVGLVHELLSLTLWKKVSIMKLGHFKREFFLPDKLNVLLLKHPGIFYVSNKYRIYTVLLREGYVGSQLLDKDPLVVVKEKFGEIMQEGLHEYNQRRRLVNIEKKRNKGVPLSRVDEDEMKGRRRRRRSREVSDDDDDVVVDGVNGNKLGGLLDPEERKRFYKVLFDDDGS, from the coding sequence ATGTTGCTTCATAAAACCAACATTACCATTCTCCGAGCAACTTCACCTCAATCACAACCAAACTTCACCATTCTCCGAAGAAACTTTTGTCTCTGGTCAATGAAAAAGGACCCAGACCTAGAATCAGCACTCTCACGAAACCGACGATGGGTAGTAAACAACCAAATCAAAAACATAATCCTCCGTTACCCTAACAACGAAATCCCAATCGAAACTCTTCAGAAGAAATTCAAAACCCTAGATCTTCAAGGTAAAGCCCTCAATTGGATTTCCAAATACCCCTCTTGTTTCGAACTTCACCAGAATCGCATTCGTCTCACTAAACGTATGATGAATCTCGTTCATCAAGAACAAACCATCAAAGATTCGCTTGATCCTGTTTTCGCTCAGCGTCTTGCGAAACTTCTCATGCTTTCGTTTAATAATACCCTCAATGTTATCAAGATCAATGAAATCAAAAACAGTTTAGGGTTTCCGGATGATTATTTGATTCGAATCGTGCCGAGATATCCTGATTTGTTTCGGATTGTTAATGAGAGTGGAAGGAGAAGCTCTATGGCGATTGAGCTGATTCATTGGAACCCTAATTTTGCAGTTTCGGAAGTTGAAGCTTCCGCTTTGAGAAAAGGCTTGGAGCCGAATTTTTCGTGCTGTTTGCCTTCTAGTTGGGTGAAATCGTTGGAGAAATTTCACGAATTTGAATCGGTTCCTTATGTTTCGCCGTATTCGGATCCGAGAGTTTTGGTGGAAGGGTCGAAGGAGATGGAGAAGAGGAATGTGGGTTTGGTTCATGAGTTGTTGTCATTGACTCTTTGGAAGAAGGTTTCAATTATGAAATTGGGTCATTTCAAAAGAGAGTTTTTTTTGCCTGATAAGTTGAATGTGTTGTTGCTTAAGCATCCTGGGATTTTCTATGTTTCTAATAAGTATAGGATTTATACTGTTTTACTTAGAGAAGGGTATGTTGGGTCTCAGTTACTTGATAAGGATCCTCTTGTGGTTGTTAAGGAGAAATTTGGGGAAATTATGCAGGAAGGACTTCATGAGTATAACCAAAGGCGGCGTCTGGTTAATATCGAAAAGAAGAGAAACAAAGGTGTTCCTTTGAGTAGGGTGGATGAGGATGAAATGAAGGGtagaagaaggagaagaagaagcCGTGAAGtttctgatgatgatgatgatgttgttgttgatggaGTAAATGGTAATAAGTTGGGAGGGTTGCTTGACCCTGAAGAGAGAAAACGGTTTTATAAAGTTCTTTTTGATGATGATGGATCATGA
- the LOC127096030 gene encoding uncharacterized protein LOC127096030: protein MTFSRSHFQGTHDSEAGPSRITHVNDVAPDRNCTSPNQQNITSQSDTDDMDVDEALEDAVISYVNMDARENGALSRRPQESGHAFRAKHNIARNFKNNMMMAKARLPHPFTCRHCNARLFHHESRDTCCNGGNVSFSRVDAPIVLQQLFLDSSAEGKHFRQHIRSYNHVVSFTSIGVHVDENILASGRGIYTFRAQGAFYHNIGGFYPNEGVRPRFLQLYIYDTDNELHNRMQENPRLHQNIVHKLQKMLHQFNPFVIRFKQLSILPNISECSLILKERPRNHHQYNLPTAEQVAAIIVGCDADSMDYGRDINVIRCDGNLKKVQETRGYYDPLQYPVRPNDQSMLLNAGRLLQQYVVDNYVKIESGRLRWNKEHQSDIRSELYQGLHDALHVGETNAENIGKRTILPSSFIGSRRDMTQRYEDDMAIVLNGGKPDIFLTMTCNPSWSEITSELLPFQTPQDRPDLLTRIFRSKFEKLKDDVINKGVLGKVKSYMYVTEFQKRGLPHVHMLLVLESNDKLRDPKDYDSMVRAEIPKLECEPQLHEAVVRHMIHGPCGIINRKSPCMKDGHCKKRYPKQFLDETRQGTDSYPEYRRRFDESVSLGRDKSVDNRWVVPYNPWLLLKYDCHINVEICSSIKSIKYLYKYVYKGPDRVAMEVHKGSYMDEVQQYVDARWICAPEALWKIFRFTLYRLYPSVERLQIHLPNRHQVRFYDHQQIADVLNNECNSKTMLTQFFALNLRDPQARKYLYREIPEHYCWNKRDMEWHRRRSTRKVIGRIYTVSPSEGDKFYLRLLLSHVIGPTSWEYLLTNNGMTFSTFKKSAEDRGFLETDHSIRDCLVEATSLRMPYALRRLFVTILIFCEPTDVRGLWNEFFTHMVEDYQTANNVVESNLTNMLLKNLNELLNLHGKKIDDYDLPSLPPNTIDRGAVPSIIQEELAIDIPNEDIESIAKLNNDQMIAFNTIMNVIVQKHSGVFFVDGPGGTGKTFLYRTLMASLRSKGEIVLATASSGIAATLLPGGRTAHSRFKIPIDIQPSSICGIEKQKDLANLIRVAAAIIWDEAPMTNKNCLEALDRSLQDICSNSAPFGGKVLIMGGDFRQVLPVVRKGTKAQMISASIVQSHLWIHTKILHLRQNMRSLHDQEFVEFLIRIGDGVEPTKPDDMVRLPLHIAIPWEGEHSIQVLIQHIFPDLELHGWDAPYMVQRAILTPTNDDVQKLNDMIIDQFPGEEHNLLSFDEVEGDNHNLYQQEFLNSIAQGSLPPHILKIKKGAPLMLLRNLDPRYGLCNGTRLLCRGLFMNMLDVEILTGSNAGKRAFFRKQFLVRLSFAITINKSQGQTIPNVGIYLPRHVFSHGQLYVALSRGVSQTTTRVLTREGKLKGEDAKLEHDEIFQLCRELRRKNVETCFDMKITDFEDKWNTWKDEQSISSIGKLDNKVKRLKIYSIGWSSTVITDKTQLWKMVKREIISQRMERNPGNSETSHNCCSTKSRLKQSISILQFFKSQERIDKGMYEELIRIFIRKKENTSNRDFMFGIPLKERH from the exons ATGACTTTTTCAAGATCACACTTTCAAGGAACTCATGACAGTGAAGCCGGTCCAAGTAGAATTACACATGTTAATGATGTTGCACCTG ATCGTAATTGTACATCCCCTAATCAACAAAACATCACGAGTCAATCCGATACAG ATGATATGGATGTTGACGAAGCTTTAGAGGATGCAGTAATATCATATGTTAACATGGATGCCAGAGAAAATGGTGCATTATCACGTCGTCCTCAAG AATCAGGACATGCTTTTCGAGCAAAGCACAATATTGCTcgaaatttcaaaaataatatGATGATGGCAAAAGCCCGGTTGCCTCATCCATTTACCTGTAGACACTGCAATGCAAGATTGTTTCATCATGAATCACGTGATACGTGTTGTAATGGTGGAAATGTATCATTCTCACGAGTTGATGCTCCTATAGTATTGCAACAATTATTTTTGGATAGTTCAGCTGAAGGAAAACATTTTAGGCAACATATTCGAAGTTATAACCATGTGGTTTCATTCACTTCAATTGGTGTTCATGTTGATGAGAATATTCTTGCATCTGGTCGTGGTATATACACATTTCGTGCTCAAGGTGCTTTTTACCATAACATAGGAGGTTTCTATCCAAATGAGGGTGTCAGACCGCGTTTCTTACAACTATACATCTACGACACCGATAACGAGCTACATAATAGAATGCAGGAAAATCCACGGCTGCACCAAAATATAGTTCACAAATTACAGAAAATGCTCCATCAGTTTAATCCTTTTGTAATTAGGTTCAAGCAACTTTCAATACTTCCAAATATCAGTGAATGTAGCCTCATACTTAAAGAGCGTCCACGTAATCACCATCAATACAATCTTCCAACTGCTGAACAAGTTGCGGCAATTATTGTTGGATGTGATGCAGATTCGATGGATTATGGAAGGGATATTAATGTCATTCGTTGTGATGGAAATCTCAAGAAAGTTCAAGAGACAAGGGGATATTATGATCCTTTGCAATACCCT GTTCGCCCAAATGATCAATCAATGTTGTTAAATGCGGGTCGACTGTTGCAACAATATGTTGTAGACAAttatgtcaaaattgaatcagGAAGATTAAGGTGGAATAAAGAGCACCAAAGTGATATACGTTCTGAATTGTACCAAGGTTTACATGATGCTTTGCATGTTGGTGAAACTAATGCAG AGAACATTGGAAAAAGAACAATATTGCCATCATCATTTATTGGCAGTCGTCGAGACATGACACAACGTTATGAAGATGACATGGCTATTGTTCTTAATGGCGGTAAACCAGATATTTTTCTAACAATGACATGCAATCCTTCTTGGAGTGAGATAACATCAGAACTTTTGCCTTTTCAAACACCACAAGATCGTCCAGATTTGCTAACAAGAATATTTCGTTCGAAATTTGAGAAATTGAAGGATGATGTTATTAATAAAGGAGTCTTGGGTAAAGTTAAAAGCTACATGTATGTCACTGAATTTCAAAAGCGAGGACTGCCGCATGTGCATATGTTATTGGTCTTAGAAAGTAACGATAAGTTGCGTGACCCAAAAGATTATGATAGTATGGTAAGAGCAGAAATACCTAAATTAGAATGTGAACCACAGTTGCATGAAGCTGTTGTAAGACATATGATCCACGGACCTTGCGGCATAATCAACCGAAAGTCTCCATGTATGAAAGACGGACATTGTAAAAAAAGGTATCCCAAACAGTTCTTGGATGAAACACGTCAAGGCACTGACTCATATCCCGAGTATAGGAGAAGGTTTGATGAGTCTGTATCGTTAGGTAGAGATAAGTCTGTCGATAATAGATGGGTGGTTCCTTATAACCCTTGGTTACTGTTAAAGTATGACTGTCACATCAATGTAGAGATTTGCAGTAGCATTAAAAGTATCAAGTATCTATACAAATATGTGTACAAGGGCCCTGATCGTGTGGCTATGGAGGTTCATAAAGGATCATACATGGATGAAGTTCAGCAATATGTTGATGCAAGATGGATTTGTGCTCCCGAGGCATTATGGAAAATATTTCGATTCACTCTTTACCGATTATATCCTTCGGTTGAAAGATTGCAGATCCACTTGCCGAACCGCCATCAAGTGCGCTTTTATGATCATCAACAAATTGCAGATGTGTTAAATAATGAATGCAACTCCAAAACAATGCTCACACAATTCTTTGCATTGAATCTACGAGATCCACAAGCAAGAAAGTATTTGTATAGAGAGATTCCAGAGCATTATTGTTGGAACAAGCGGGATATGGAATGGCATCGTAGGCGATCAACAAGAAAAGTTATCGGGAGAATCTATACGGTATCACCTTCGGAGGGAGATAAGTTTTACTTGCGACTGTTGTTATCGCATGTCATAGGTCCAACCAGTTGGGAATATCTTCTTACAAATAATGGCATGACTTTCAGTACATTCAAAAAATCAGCCGAGGATAGGGGATTTCTAGAGACTGATCATAGTATTCGTGATTGTTTGGTTGAGGCTACGAGTCTCCGAATGCCATATGCTTTACGAAGGTTATTCGTGACGATTTTAATATTTTGTGAACCTACTGATGTTAGAGGCCTTTGGAATGAGTTTTTTACACATATGGTAGAGGATTATCAAACAGCTAACAATGTTGTGGAGTCAAACTTAACTAATATGTTGTTGAAGAACTTGAATGAACTCTTAAACCTGCACGGTAAAAAGATTGATGATTATGATCTCCCATCTTTACCCCCTAATACAATAGACAGAGGTGCAGTTCCAAGTATCATACAAGAGGAGTTAGCGATCGATATCCCCAATGAAGATATTGAATCTATTGCTAAGTTAAATAATGATCAAATGATTGCATTCAACACCATTATGAATGTAATTGTTCAAAAACACAGTGGGGTATTTTTTGTTGATGGTCCAGGAGGAACAGGTAAAACATTCCTTTATAGAACATTAATGGCAAGTTTAAGAAGTAAAGGAGAAATTGTCTTAGCAACTGCATCATCTGGTATAGCTGCAACATTGTTACCCGGTGGTAGGACTGCACACTCTCGATTTAAGATACCTATTGATATTCAACCGAGTTCCATTTGTGGTATTGAAAAGCAAAAGGATCTTGCAAATCTCATTAGAGTTGCTGCCGCAATAATTTGGGATGAAGCACCAATGACAAACAAAAATTGTTTGGAAGCCTTAGATCGATCATTACAAGACATTTGTAGCAACAGTGCTCCATTTGGTGGAAAAGTTCTGATCATGGGGGGGGATTTTCGTCAAGTTCTTCCAGTTGTAAGAAAAGGTACTAAGGCACAAATGATTTCAGCGTCTATTGTTCAGTCTCATTTATGGATTCATACCAAGATTTTGCATTTGCGTCAAAATATGCGATCATTGCATGATCAAGAGTTTGTAGAATTTCTTATTCGCATTGGTGATGGTGTCGAACCTACCAAACCAGATGACATGGTGAGGTTACCTTTACATATTGCAATCCCATGGGAAGGTGAACATTCCATACAAGTACTTATCCAACATATTTTTCCTGATCTAGAATTGCATGGTTGGGATGCCCCATATATGGTACAAAGAGCTATTTTGACACCAACAAATGATGATGTCCAGAAATTGAATGATATGATTATCGATCAGTTTCCAGGAGAAGAACATAATTTGTTATCGTTTGACGAGGTTGAAGGAGATAATCATAATTTATACCAGCAAGAATTCTTAAACTCAATTGCACAAGGTAGTTTGCCACCTCATATTCTAAAGATAAAAAAGGGTGCACCATTGATGTTGTTACGAAATCTAGATCCTAGATATGGATTGTGTAATGGGACCCGGTTATTATGTCGTGGTTTATTTATGAATATGTTGGATGTGGAAATCCTGACAGGAAGCAACGCAGGAAAACGTGCTTTTTT tagaAAGCAGTTTCTTGTGCGACTAAGTTTTGCAATTACAATAAATAAATCACAAGGACAAACCATTCCAAATGTTGGAATATATCTTCCACGACATGTTTTTAGTCATGGACAGTTATATGTGGCTTTATCCAGGGGTGTTTCACAGACTACAACAAGAGTTTTAACCAGGGAAGGAAAATTGAAAGGAGAAGATG CCAAACTAGAACACGATGAAATCTTCCAATTATGTAGGGAGTTGAGACGAAAGAATGTTGAAACTTGCTTCGACATGAAA ATAACAGACTTTGAAGATAAATGGAACACGTGGAAGGATGAACAAAGTATTTCATCCATCGGCAAACTCGACAATAAG GTCAAACGTTTGAAAATTTACTCCATCGGTTGGAGCTCCACGGTAATAACAGATAAAACACAACTTTGGAAAATGGTGAAAAGAGAAATAATATCTCAAAGGATGGAAAG AAATCCAGGTAATTCAGAAACAAGTCATAATTGTTGTTCTACGAAATCTAGACTAAAACAAAGTATCTCCATTCTCCAG ttttttaaatctcaagagCGCATTGATAAAGGGATGTACGAAGAATTGATTCGAATCTTTATAAG GAAAAAAGAAAATACTTCGAATAGAGATTTCATGTTCGGCATTCCTCTTAAAGAACGTCATTGA